The Hydrogenobacter thermophilus TK-6 genome window below encodes:
- a CDS encoding ethylbenzene dehydrogenase-related protein, with protein sequence MRTLKILLLNVMLLGFALAQELVSKKVQEVPLDPFSKVWDTAQAIEVPLSGQAVTTPMELKPSVTKITVKSVNDGKYIAFLLVWEDKTKDSFHLVGRFSDAVAVQIPYKPTTDVPITMGDKDHRVLILHWTAARQENIDHGYSDVVKVYPNFVYDWYPHAIPPYIYPKDWANQYALNYIGGEKVFRKNTLKTPVREVVAEGFGSSTWKDIQGAEGKGVYKDGKWYVVIKRAFVEESTSNPDWGPGKETYVTFAVWDGSNGEVGARKSLSYSWIPLKIEGK encoded by the coding sequence ATGAGGACGCTTAAGATCTTACTACTGAATGTGATGCTCCTTGGCTTTGCCTTAGCTCAGGAGCTTGTCTCCAAGAAAGTTCAGGAAGTGCCCCTTGACCCGTTCAGTAAAGTGTGGGATACCGCTCAAGCGATAGAGGTACCCCTGTCAGGTCAGGCGGTCACTACACCCATGGAACTAAAGCCTTCTGTGACTAAAATAACGGTCAAGAGCGTCAACGATGGGAAGTACATAGCCTTCTTACTCGTCTGGGAAGATAAGACCAAAGACAGCTTTCACCTGGTAGGAAGGTTCTCCGATGCGGTTGCTGTCCAGATACCTTACAAACCAACCACAGATGTACCCATAACGATGGGGGACAAAGATCACAGAGTGCTCATACTTCACTGGACTGCAGCAAGACAGGAGAACATAGACCACGGCTACTCGGATGTTGTAAAGGTCTACCCAAACTTTGTGTATGACTGGTATCCCCATGCCATCCCACCTTACATTTATCCAAAAGACTGGGCTAATCAGTACGCCCTCAACTACATAGGTGGAGAGAAGGTCTTTAGAAAGAACACCCTAAAAACCCCCGTCAGAGAGGTGGTGGCGGAAGGTTTTGGTTCCTCTACATGGAAGGACATCCAAGGAGCTGAGGGGAAAGGTGTTTACAAGGATGGCAAGTGGTATGTAGTAATTAAAAGAGCCTTTGTGGAGGAAAGTACCAGCAACCCCGACTGGGGACCCGGTAAGGAAACCTATGTGACCTTTGCCGTCTGGGATGGCTCCAACGGAGAGGTAGGAGCGAGGAAGTCCCTGAGCTACTCCTGGATACCTTTAAAGATAGAGGGTAAGTGA
- a CDS encoding CDP-alcohol phosphatidyltransferase family protein, which produces MSYLVRELKPHFERNIQPLLTLLSKAHVDPNVITLLGLVFVIVGSFFLYMHTYFWSFVFLALGGFADAIDGALARKNGSKNEFGAFLDSLTDRFSDAFPLIAISLSSEKLFSFISLLALVFSFGVSYARARAEGLGHELKVGLFERPERWITLLLGILIGAIELALMVILLGSFITLIQRVYAFKNRTSR; this is translated from the coding sequence ATGAGTTATTTAGTAAGAGAGCTAAAGCCACACTTTGAAAGAAATATACAGCCCTTACTAACCTTGCTTTCAAAAGCACATGTAGACCCTAACGTAATAACTCTTTTGGGTTTAGTTTTTGTCATAGTAGGTTCTTTCTTTCTTTACATGCACACATACTTTTGGAGTTTTGTATTCCTTGCTTTAGGTGGTTTTGCTGACGCCATAGACGGTGCCCTTGCGAGAAAAAACGGCTCTAAGAACGAGTTTGGTGCTTTCTTAGACTCACTTACTGACCGCTTTTCTGACGCTTTTCCACTCATAGCTATAAGCCTCTCTTCCGAGAAGTTATTTTCCTTTATATCCCTGCTGGCTCTGGTTTTCTCCTTTGGAGTTAGCTACGCAAGAGCAAGAGCAGAAGGGCTGGGACACGAGCTAAAGGTGGGACTCTTTGAGAGACCAGAAAGGTGGATAACCTTGCTCCTGGGTATACTCATCGGTGCGATAGAACTTGCCCTGATGGTTATCCTGCTGGGGTCCTTTATAACCCTTATCCAAAGAGTGTACGCCTTTAAAAACCGCACTTCCAGGTGA
- the narH gene encoding dissimilatory nitrate reductase subunit NarG, which produces MAKAFNWQLSKEVSYPYEPKRPKKQFAVVMDLNKCIACQTCTIACKTTWTSGRGQEYMLWNNVETKPWGFYPLGWDAKLLELLEGDKKTVFDAPEGERVLGWKPEDMDWMYPNIGEDEVNEPVDIGTVLENFPHPIWMFYLPRICNHCTYPACVAACPRQAIYKREEDGIVLIDPERCEGYQECVKACPYKKTMFNFVARISQKCIGCFPRVEEGLQPQCVITCIGKIRLMGFISPPEKARPENPIDFLVHIKKVALPIYPQTGLEPNVYYIPPINVPIRFLKQMFGPGAEHAVKTYMAMREGKEPELQALLHLFGSTPRIPYSFAVGPNEVIAFDEKGREIVRVPLVEPLQYRPHKDPRLDVVRQDIP; this is translated from the coding sequence ATGGCTAAGGCGTTTAACTGGCAACTAAGTAAGGAAGTAAGCTATCCTTACGAGCCAAAGAGACCAAAGAAACAGTTTGCGGTAGTTATGGACCTCAACAAGTGCATAGCCTGTCAGACATGCACCATAGCTTGCAAGACCACATGGACATCGGGAAGGGGTCAGGAGTACATGCTCTGGAACAATGTAGAGACCAAGCCTTGGGGTTTTTATCCCCTCGGATGGGATGCAAAGCTTCTTGAACTACTAGAGGGAGATAAAAAGACCGTCTTTGATGCCCCCGAAGGTGAGAGAGTTTTGGGATGGAAGCCCGAAGACATGGACTGGATGTATCCCAACATAGGGGAGGATGAGGTGAATGAGCCTGTGGACATAGGAACCGTGCTTGAAAACTTCCCTCATCCCATATGGATGTTTTACCTTCCGAGGATATGCAATCACTGTACCTATCCCGCGTGTGTTGCTGCATGCCCAAGACAGGCCATATACAAAAGGGAGGAGGACGGCATAGTCCTCATAGACCCAGAGAGGTGCGAAGGCTATCAGGAATGTGTAAAAGCCTGTCCTTACAAAAAAACCATGTTTAACTTTGTGGCGAGAATATCCCAAAAATGCATAGGATGCTTCCCAAGGGTGGAGGAAGGACTTCAACCTCAGTGCGTAATAACATGCATAGGTAAGATAAGGCTGATGGGATTTATAAGCCCACCGGAGAAGGCAAGACCAGAAAACCCCATAGACTTTCTGGTACACATAAAGAAGGTTGCTCTGCCCATTTATCCCCAGACAGGTCTTGAGCCCAATGTTTATTACATACCACCCATAAATGTACCCATCAGATTCCTGAAACAGATGTTCGGACCGGGTGCGGAGCATGCAGTGAAGACTTACATGGCTATGAGAGAGGGTAAAGAACCTGAACTTCAAGCTTTGCTGCACCTTTTTGGCTCAACACCAAGAATACCTTACTCCTTCGCTGTGGGTCCCAACGAGGTCATAGCCTTTGATGAAAAGGGTAGAGAGATTGTCAGAGTTCCTCTCGTGGAACCTCTGCAGTACAGACCTCACAAGGACCCAAGGCTTGATGTAGTAAGGCAGGATATACCTTAA
- the narG gene encoding dissimilatory nitrate reductase subunit NarH, translated as MSDLTRRDLLKMGGLSLTAMLSPSFAFRVMEPVVRVENPLAYYPNRDWERFYRDIFKSEATFTFLCAPNDTHNCLLTAHVKNGVITRIEPTYKFGEATDIYGLKASHRWDPRCCNKGLALMRRFYGDRRVKGPMVRRGFYEWYKAGFPRDPITGKPLEKYFQRGKDKFIKVTWDEVADIIAKTLINIATTYSGEEGRKRLEAQGHYPKPMLDAMEGAGTRVLKFRGSMPFLAVVRYTSPYRFANMMALLDSHIRGVGPDKALGGRGWDNYAFHTDLAPGHPMVSGQQNVEFDLCMWEHSKLIILWGMNPFTTKMPDCHWLTEARIKGSKVIVISNDYSPTARASDELIVVRTGTDTALALSIAYVIMKEKLYQERFVKSFTDMPLLVRMDNGKVLRARDIIPNYQPQPLQKAVVFKPGETLPPFYKQDKQYIPEPIRKGDMDDFVVWDTKSNSPKVITRDHVGEDFWKLGIDPALYGTYRVKTVEGKEVEVKPLFQVYLEFFEKSYTPKQAEVITGVPAKKIEKLAREIASHPRNMKLAQGMGVNQYQHADLKDRAMYMICALTDNIGHATGNIGSYAGNFRLALFNGAPQYLAEDPFNIELDPEKPAKVKFYWKPESAHYYSHDDHPQYMGEHLITGKTHMPTPTKFVWFVDANSALGNAKWQYNIIMNTLPKIECIVTNEWWWSMTCEYSDIVLGVDAWNENKYWDIAGSVTNPFVYVWPKTGHRRFFDTKNDAEAFAIVANRLSELTGDERFRNYWKFVLEGKQDVVYVQRVINASSNLRGYRLEEIAKKAHEGIPSLIMTRSYPKYVGEDQTKEGMPWYTKSGRLEFYREEPEFMDAGENLPVYREPIDSTHHEPNVIVARPHPLLRPKKPEDYGLSAKDALLSTEWRQARNVLVSPEKLPNTKHPLMVTVGATHIVHTPKYRHSAHTTTGDTDIIVLLFGPFGDIYRHDKRMPFVSEAYIDINPKDLKKMGIQDGDYVWVDADPQDRPFAGWQKRPEDYEVGRLLLRARASNNTPPGCAKIWFNMYGSSHGSVRGTKENPNGLAKNPNTGYQSLYRRGSHQSITRGWFKPTYQTDTLVRKNLMGQIIGKGFELDVHGLIGAPREGFCKIAKAEDGGIGGKGVWRPVRLGYRPMTANEMLKKYLKGEYVK; from the coding sequence TTGCAATAAAGGTCTTGCTCTTATGAGGAGGTTTTACGGAGACAGGAGGGTGAAGGGTCCCATGGTCAGGAGGGGATTTTACGAGTGGTACAAAGCAGGCTTTCCTCGTGATCCCATTACTGGCAAACCTCTGGAAAAGTACTTCCAGAGGGGGAAAGACAAGTTCATAAAGGTTACATGGGACGAGGTGGCGGATATAATAGCCAAGACTCTGATAAACATAGCTACCACTTACAGCGGAGAAGAGGGAAGGAAGAGGCTTGAAGCCCAGGGACACTATCCAAAGCCTATGCTTGATGCAATGGAAGGTGCGGGAACGAGGGTGTTAAAGTTCAGAGGTAGTATGCCTTTCCTTGCGGTTGTAAGATACACATCACCATACAGATTTGCCAACATGATGGCATTACTTGATAGCCATATAAGGGGTGTGGGACCTGACAAAGCCCTTGGCGGAAGAGGATGGGACAACTACGCCTTCCACACGGACCTTGCACCAGGACATCCTATGGTCTCTGGTCAGCAGAATGTGGAGTTTGATCTCTGCATGTGGGAGCATTCCAAATTAATAATCCTCTGGGGTATGAATCCCTTCACCACCAAGATGCCAGACTGCCACTGGCTCACAGAAGCAAGGATAAAAGGCTCAAAGGTGATAGTCATATCCAACGACTACTCGCCTACCGCGAGAGCCTCCGACGAGCTTATAGTGGTAAGGACTGGAACGGATACGGCTTTAGCCCTTTCTATAGCTTATGTAATAATGAAGGAGAAACTCTATCAGGAGCGGTTCGTAAAGAGCTTTACCGACATGCCCCTGCTTGTCAGGATGGACAACGGAAAGGTACTGAGAGCGAGGGATATAATACCCAACTACCAGCCTCAACCCTTGCAAAAGGCGGTAGTCTTTAAGCCCGGAGAGACACTCCCACCCTTCTACAAGCAGGACAAACAGTACATACCGGAACCCATAAGGAAGGGAGACATGGATGACTTCGTGGTATGGGACACTAAGAGCAACTCACCCAAGGTGATAACCAGAGACCATGTGGGAGAAGATTTCTGGAAGCTCGGCATAGACCCGGCTCTTTACGGCACATACAGGGTAAAGACCGTTGAAGGCAAAGAGGTGGAGGTAAAGCCCCTCTTTCAAGTTTACCTTGAGTTCTTTGAAAAGAGCTACACACCCAAACAGGCGGAGGTCATAACAGGTGTTCCAGCAAAGAAGATAGAGAAGCTTGCCAGGGAGATAGCTTCCCATCCGAGAAACATGAAGCTTGCGCAGGGTATGGGGGTGAACCAGTACCAGCACGCGGACCTGAAAGACAGAGCCATGTATATGATATGCGCTCTTACGGACAACATAGGGCATGCTACCGGAAACATAGGTTCTTATGCAGGCAACTTTAGGCTCGCCCTCTTTAACGGTGCGCCCCAGTATCTTGCGGAAGACCCCTTCAACATAGAGCTTGACCCTGAAAAGCCTGCTAAAGTGAAGTTTTATTGGAAACCCGAGTCCGCTCACTACTACTCTCACGACGACCATCCCCAATATATGGGAGAGCATCTGATAACGGGAAAAACCCACATGCCTACACCCACCAAGTTTGTGTGGTTCGTTGATGCCAATTCTGCACTCGGAAACGCCAAATGGCAGTATAACATCATCATGAACACCCTTCCCAAGATAGAGTGCATAGTAACCAACGAGTGGTGGTGGTCCATGACCTGCGAGTATTCGGACATAGTTCTCGGTGTGGATGCGTGGAACGAAAACAAGTACTGGGACATAGCCGGCTCTGTTACAAACCCCTTCGTTTACGTGTGGCCCAAAACCGGGCACAGAAGGTTTTTTGATACTAAGAACGATGCGGAAGCCTTTGCCATCGTAGCAAACAGGCTCAGTGAGCTAACGGGAGATGAAAGATTCAGAAATTACTGGAAGTTTGTGCTGGAAGGTAAGCAAGATGTGGTTTATGTGCAGAGGGTCATAAATGCTTCCTCCAACCTGAGAGGCTACAGGCTTGAGGAGATAGCCAAAAAGGCTCACGAAGGTATACCGTCCCTGATAATGACCAGAAGCTATCCCAAGTATGTGGGAGAGGACCAGACAAAGGAAGGCATGCCTTGGTACACCAAAAGTGGAAGGCTTGAGTTTTACAGGGAAGAGCCGGAGTTTATGGATGCTGGAGAAAACCTCCCCGTTTACAGAGAGCCCATAGACTCCACCCATCACGAACCTAATGTGATAGTGGCAAGACCTCACCCGCTTTTAAGACCTAAAAAGCCAGAGGACTACGGCTTAAGTGCGAAGGATGCTCTTTTAAGCACCGAGTGGAGGCAAGCAAGAAACGTTCTTGTATCACCGGAAAAGCTTCCCAACACCAAACATCCTCTCATGGTTACCGTCGGTGCTACCCACATAGTCCACACGCCCAAGTACAGACACTCAGCTCACACAACTACAGGAGATACAGACATAATAGTGCTGCTCTTTGGACCCTTCGGGGACATATACAGGCACGACAAGAGAATGCCCTTCGTGTCAGAGGCTTACATAGACATAAACCCCAAAGACCTCAAAAAGATGGGGATTCAAGATGGGGATTATGTGTGGGTGGATGCGGACCCTCAGGATAGACCTTTTGCTGGCTGGCAGAAGAGACCTGAAGACTACGAGGTGGGAAGGCTGCTTCTGAGGGCAAGAGCCTCCAACAACACACCTCCGGGATGTGCCAAGATATGGTTCAACATGTACGGTTCCTCCCACGGCTCTGTGAGAGGAACTAAGGAGAATCCCAACGGACTTGCCAAAAATCCGAACACAGGCTACCAGTCCCTTTACAGAAGGGGTAGCCACCAGTCAATCACCAGAGGCTGGTTTAAGCCTACATATCAAACGGATACCCTTGTCAGAAAGAACCTCATGGGTCAGATAATAGGCAAAGGTTTTGAGCTTGATGTACATGGACTTATAGGAGCACCGAGGGAAGGCTTTTGCAAGATAGCCAAAGCGGAGGACGGAGGCATAGGCGGTAAAGGTGTGTGGAGACCTGTAAGGCTTGGCTACAGACCCATGACAGCCAACGAAATGCTCAAAAAGTATTTAAAGGGAGAGTATGTAAAGTAA
- a CDS encoding TorD/DmsD family molecular chaperone: MDIYRMYIYTFLSVAFSYPYEEALKEVEEGLDDLSLSLKALGIDFDVDLLRKALKGAKERLLNLQGEWNALFSTSLKAPANETAYELEKAGRKAAELADIEGFYKAFGLEVKASVEPDSLVAELEFMAYLVKKKVYLKEKGDAEALSIVSKAITSFFRDHLGRWYRIFTDLLKQQTEEEYYKLLGELLRSFLDKEREGVDGIVDVETYRKETLEGVTWKCGF, from the coding sequence ATGGATATTTACAGGATGTACATTTACACCTTCCTTTCGGTTGCTTTCTCTTATCCATATGAGGAAGCTCTTAAAGAGGTTGAGGAGGGTCTTGACGACCTCTCCCTCTCTCTCAAAGCCTTAGGCATAGACTTTGATGTTGACCTTCTGAGGAAAGCGCTCAAAGGTGCAAAGGAAAGACTTCTGAACCTTCAGGGAGAGTGGAACGCTCTGTTTTCTACCAGCCTGAAAGCTCCGGCCAACGAAACCGCTTACGAGCTTGAAAAAGCAGGAAGGAAGGCGGCAGAGCTGGCAGACATAGAAGGGTTTTATAAAGCTTTTGGTCTTGAAGTTAAAGCATCTGTAGAGCCAGACAGCCTAGTGGCAGAGCTTGAATTCATGGCTTACCTCGTAAAGAAGAAGGTATATCTGAAAGAAAAGGGCGATGCGGAAGCTCTGAGCATAGTCAGTAAAGCCATCACCTCCTTCTTCAGAGATCACCTGGGCAGGTGGTACAGGATTTTTACGGACCTACTAAAACAGCAAACGGAGGAGGAGTACTATAAACTTTTGGGAGAGCTACTCAGGAGCTTTTTGGACAAGGAGAGGGAAGGTGTTGACGGAATTGTGGATGTGGAAACTTACAGGAAGGAAACCTTAGAAGGCGTCACCTGGAAGTGCGGTTTTTAA